GATGGTCCAGGCGAACGCCGGCAGGATGACGGCCATCCAGACCCAGTGGTGGGACCACGAAACCGGGCTGATGAGCAGCATGGCAAGTGCCGTCGTCGAAATGGCAATGACGCGTGCGCCTTGGGCGCTGGCCTCCCTGACCAGCAGGGCCGCCAGGACGACAGTAGCCAGGCTCAAGGCGATCCAGGGCAGGGTTACGGCGTCGTGCGGGACGCCGAAGTGCAGGAGGGCGCCCTTGATGGAGAGGTTGTCCACATAGCCGGCGCCGCCGATCCTGGACGTATCGGGGAGGATTTCCAACCAGAACTGCAAGGACTCCGCGGGCCTCAACAACCAGCCAAGCAGCACCGTGCCGGCAAAGCCGATGGACATGTTCGCCAGCCCACGCCAGTCCTTGCGCATCAGGAAGTACAGGCCAAACACCAAAGGCGTCAGCTTGATGCCGGCGGCAACACCCACCAGGAAGCCCGTGCCCCGGAAGCCCCGCCGCTTGGACAGCCCGCCCAGAAGGTCGATGACCATCAGGCCCATGAGGATGATGTTGATCTGCCCGAACGCCAGCGTTTCGCGCCACGGCCCCAGGAACAGAACGGCAAGGAACAACGCAGCGGCTATCCAGCAGTTCCTGGTGGAGGACAGTGCACTCCGAAGATCCGGCTTCGAAGACCAGTACCGGACGATCGTGACAGACACCCAGGCCGCCAGGGCAACGCCTGCAACGTTGAACAGCATGAGCGCCGACAGTTGTGGCAACCGCGCCAATAAACCAAAGACGAGGGCCGCGAACGGCGGGTACGTAAAGGGGAGCTGCGGGCCGCCGGCTGAAGCGACAGTGGGGCCGTACAGGTCCGACGGCGACGTCCCGGACTGGTTCAGGATGCTTCCGCCAAACCAGTAGACGCTGAAGTCCAGGCCCTGTTTGGCCCAGTCGGCGACCATCATCCATACCGGAACTGCCACCACGGCCAGCGGCAGCAGGCGAAGGAACACCGAGGATGGTTGTAGCGGCGAGCGCGGTGGTGCGGCCTCCGCCTTGGCCCGTAAATCGACGTCAGGCAGTGCCATGCAAAATCCCCCAAGTTAACCGAATTGCAGCGGGGGACGTGTGCGACCCCCGACTCCATACTACTGAAGGGGATTCCCCGGCGGGCCTGCCTGGTCCCGGCCTGCGGCCTGCATGGTCCCGGCAGGCGGGCCAGCCACCTAGGATGCTGGAATGAGCGATTCAACGACGAACACCTCCGACGTCCTGGCCCTCGATTCCCTGCTGACGGCGGAGGAGCTGGCTCTCCGCGACAAGGTCCGTGATTTCACGGCGCAGCGCATCCGTCCCGCCATCGCACGCTGGTATGAGGACGCTCATTTCCCGCGGGAGATCGCCCCCGAGCTGGGCGGGCTCGGGGTTCTGGGAATGCATCTGGAGGGGTACGGCTGTCCCGGCAGGTCCGCCGTCGAGTATGGTTTGGCAGCCATGGAATTGGAGGCCGGAGACTCCGGGATCCGCACGTTCGTCTCGGTGCAGGGTTCCCTCGCCATGACGGCGATTCACCGCTGGGGCTCCGAGGCGCAGAAGGAGCAGTGGCTTCCGCGGATGGCGGCCGGCGAGTTGATCGGATGCTTCGCGCTGACGGAACCCAGCGCGGGTTCGGATCCATCATCAATGACCACGTTCGCCCGTGAAACTGCTGATGGCTGGGTCCTGAATGGCGCCAAACGCTGGATCGGGCTCGCGTCCATTGCGGATGTCATGGTGGTGTGGGCCAACACGGAGGATGGAATCCGGGGCTTCCTTGTACCCGCCGGAACAGCCGGGGTAACGGCGACGCCGATTGAGCCGAAGCTCTCCATGCGCGCCTCGATTCAGTGCGATGTAACGTTCGACGACGTGCGGCTGGGTCGTGATGCCATCCTCCCGGGTGCCGCTGGACTTCGCGGACCGTTCACATGCCTGAACGAAGCCCGTTACGGCATCGCATGGGGCGCCATGGGAGCTGCCCGCGACTCGTACGAAGCTGCGCTGGAGTACGCGGGCACCAGGCTCCAGTTCGGCCGTCCTCTGGCCGGTTACCAATTGACGCAGGAGAAACTGGTGAACATGCTGGTGGAGATCCAGAAGGGCACCATGCTTGCCCTGCACCTGGGCCGCTTGAAGGACGCCGGCAATCTTAGGCCCCAGCAGATTTCCCTGGGCAAGCTGAACAACGTCCGCGAGGCCATCAAGATCGCCCGGGAAGCCCGCACCATCCTGGGCGGGAACGGCGTCACTCTGGACTATTCACCCCTGCGGCATGCCAACAACCTTGAATCCGTGCGGACCTACGAGGGCACGGATGAGGTCCACACCCTGATCCTGGGCCAGCACATCACGGGCATCGGGGCCTTCCGCGGCTAAAGCACCCAACTAGGTGTACTGCTCAAGCCTCGGGGAGGACCACCAGCGAGAAGTAGCCGCGCAGGCCTTTCACCACGTCCACCTCGTCGGGGGCCAGCAGCCACTGTGTCTGCAGCCCGTCCCACAGGGCAACCAGGGACATGGCAGCCAAGTCAGGGTCAACGCCGGGCCGGAGCCTTCCTTCGGCAGCGAGCTCGGCGAAGCGCAGCGCGTAGCTCTTCCGCAGACGTTCGAAGCGTTCGGTGAAGTACACCCGGCCGGGATGCGAGTCGGTGACGGATTCCGCACACAGAACGATGTACAGCTCAACCACGCCCGGAATGTTCTCGTTGAACAGCGCCGTCCGGATGACCGAATCGACCAGGCCTTCTTCCATGTCGTCCGGAAAGGCATCGCCGGTGATTTCGTCGCGCCGCTCCAGGACTGCCATCAGGAGATCGCGTTTGGACGGGAAATAGTGCAGCAGGCTGGTTTGGCTCAGCCCCACCCGGTCCGCAACATCCTGCAGCGATCCGCCACGGTACCCGTGGGCAGCAAACACCTCGTGGGCAGCATCCAGGATGGTCCGGCGTCGTTCCTCGGATTTCGCATAGGGCCCCCGCCTCGCTGCGCGGCCCACGTCCTTTGTGGTCATGGCTAGCCAGTGTACATGCGCGTTACAGCCTTCATATGAAATTCGAGTGGCTACTCGAATTTTCTGTTACCGTGGTCACACTTGCCTCGGCGGGACCTACGAATCCCAGAGCGCGGCATCGTCAACCTGACACGAAGAGGTGAAGGCTTATGACCCGATTCACGCGAAGACAACTCCTGGGCGCTGGCCTGGGAACAGCAGCCATGGGCTTGCTGACCGGGTGCGCAACTCCTGGAACACAGTCCGTCAACGCTGCCCCCACCATTCCCGCCGCAGGAGAGCCCGTGCGGCTGACCTACTGGGCTTGGCTCAAGGACTTCCAGAACGTTGCGGACGTCTGGAATGCTGCAAACCCGAATATCCAGGTGGATGTGGTGTGGATCCCCGGCGGCAACGCCGGCGGATACCAAAAGCTCTACTCGGCCCTGGCAGCAGGAGGCGGGCCGGACCTGGCGCAGATTGAGTTCCGGTCCATCCCGGAGTTCATGCTGGTGAATGGACTGGTGGATCTCTCGCGCTACGGCGCCAACGATCACGCCCACCTGTACGATCCCACCCTGTGGAAGCAGGTCAGTTACACGGGAGGCGTCTACGGTATCCCCCAGGACGCGGGCCCCATGGGAATGTTCTACCAGCCGGCCATCCTGGACAAGGTAGGTGGCAGCATCCCGAAAACCTGGGACGAATGGGCTGCCTTGGCCGCCGAACTTCGCTCCGTGGACAGCTACCTGGACTGCTTCCCCATCAGCGACGCTTCTCCATTTGCTTCTTTCGCCGGCCAGGCCGGTGCGCAGTGGCTGCGCCCGGAGGAGGATGGCTGGGTCATCAACATGACCGACGACGCCACGCTCAACACCGCGCGTTTCTTCGATAACGCGATCGACGACGACCTCGTCACCACCGCGTACGGCGCCTTCTCCCCGGGCTGGTTTGCGGCTGCCGGCAAGGGCGGGATTGCCTCGACCATCACCGGCAGCTGGGGCGATGCCCTGGTCCAGGGTGTCAGCGGTTCCGAAGGAAAGTGGCGCGCCGCAGCGATGCCCACGTGGGGTGGCACGGGCTTCGGCTCAAGCTACCTCGGCGGTTCAACGGCTGCAGTCCTGGCCAACAGCAAGCACCCTCAGGAAGCACTCGAGTTCGCAGTGTGGCTGACCACGTCCACAGAGGGTATCGATGCCCAGATCAAGCACAGTGGCATCGGGTGGTCACCCAACCCTGACTTCATTGGCACGGCGCGCCAACAGCCGTCGGCGTTCTTCGGCGGCCAGCGATACAACCAGGAAGTCTTCGTTCCGGCCACCCAACAGCAGAACCCGGACTGGTCCTGGTGGCCGGTGACCCAACAGTCCTTCAACATCCTCAGCGACGGGTTCCGCAAGAAAGCCTTCGGGACGTCGCTGGTGGATTCCATTGCCGCTTCGGAGCAGCAGATCATCACCGTTTTCAAGAACAAGGGCCTCACCATCCGGAAGGAAACGGCATGACGACCACTCCCACCGCACCCACAGTGCAGCGTCCCGCCGCCCCAAGCCGCTCCGGCAAACAGTCCGGAAAGCGGAACGGCGCTGCCGCACGCGCCCCGTGGCTGCTGCTTGCCCCATTCCTGGCTCTTTTCGTCCTCACGTTCCTGCTGCCCATAGTGGTGGCCATCATGTCCAGCTTCACCAAAGTGACCCGCAGCGGACTGTTCGGCGAGGCCGGCGTCAGGAGTGAGTTCGCCGGTTTCAGCAACTACGCCCAGGCCTTGGCCGACGGCAGCTTCGTTGCGTCCATCGGCAGGATGCTGCTGTTCGGCGTCATCCAAGTGCCCGTCATGATCGTCCTGTGCACGGTGCTGGCCCTCATGCTCGAATCAGCCTCGGCAAAGTGGCCGGGCTTCTTCCGCGCCGCCTACTTCCTGCCCTATGGCGTTCCCGGCGTCATCGCCACCATCCTCTGGTCCTTCTTGTATGTCCCCGGACTGAGCCCCTTGTTCGACGCCGCGAAGATCGTGGGCCTCACCCCCGACTTCCTCGGCGCCAACAGCGTGCTCTGGTCCATCGCGAACATCGTCACGTGGAGCTACACGGGCTACAACATGCTGATCATCGTGGCGCAGCTCAAAGCCATCCCGGTGGAACTCTATGAAGCAGCCAAGGTGGACGGTGCTTCCACCTGGCGCGTGGCCCGGAGCATCCAACTGCCCTTGATTCGTCCGGCCCTCATGCTCACCACGGTGTTCTCCATCATCGGAACCCTGCAGCTCTTTGCCGAAGCACAGGTCCTCAAGACCGTCGCCCCGCCATCGACAGCCAATACACGCCTAACCTCAGCGCCTACACCACGGCCTTCGCGTACAACGACTACAACGTCGCCGCAGCCCAGTCGGTCATCATCGCCGTGGCCGCGTTCGCCCTTTCCTTTGCCTTCCTCGCACTGACGAACAGGAAGTCCTCATGACCGCCACAGCAACCAAACAACCCACAGCCCCCGTCCGCAGCACACCATCCGCGGGCCCGGACCGCTCGGCCGGACGACGGCGGTCGTCCACCATCATTGTCACCGCCATCTTG
Above is a genomic segment from Arthrobacter sp. YN containing:
- a CDS encoding TetR/AcrR family transcriptional regulator, producing MTTKDVGRAARRGPYAKSEERRRTILDAAHEVFAAHGYRGGSLQDVADRVGLSQTSLLHYFPSKRDLLMAVLERRDEITGDAFPDDMEEGLVDSVIRTALFNENIPGVVELYIVLCAESVTDSHPGRVYFTERFERLRKSYALRFAELAAEGRLRPGVDPDLAAMSLVALWDGLQTQWLLAPDEVDVVKGLRGYFSLVVLPEA
- a CDS encoding glycosyltransferase 87 family protein; protein product: MALPDVDLRAKAEAAPPRSPLQPSSVFLRLLPLAVVAVPVWMMVADWAKQGLDFSVYWFGGSILNQSGTSPSDLYGPTVASAGGPQLPFTYPPFAALVFGLLARLPQLSALMLFNVAGVALAAWVSVTIVRYWSSKPDLRSALSSTRNCWIAAALFLAVLFLGPWRETLAFGQINIILMGLMVIDLLGGLSKRRGFRGTGFLVGVAAGIKLTPLVFGLYFLMRKDWRGLANMSIGFAGTVLLGWLLRPAESLQFWLEILPDTSRIGGAGYVDNLSIKGALLHFGVPHDAVTLPWIALSLATVVLAALLVREASAQGARVIAISTTALAMLLISPVSWSHHWVWMAVILPAFAWTIKETPARYKGQRVMMSAVLAVSTLVFFFSPKTIGTALGSPDLNVQTPGLWIMASSAGVFCAAAILVCWLVALRRHSVRIEDVPDVPTRLRQWAARQR
- a CDS encoding acyl-CoA dehydrogenase family protein, which gives rise to MSDSTTNTSDVLALDSLLTAEELALRDKVRDFTAQRIRPAIARWYEDAHFPREIAPELGGLGVLGMHLEGYGCPGRSAVEYGLAAMELEAGDSGIRTFVSVQGSLAMTAIHRWGSEAQKEQWLPRMAAGELIGCFALTEPSAGSDPSSMTTFARETADGWVLNGAKRWIGLASIADVMVVWANTEDGIRGFLVPAGTAGVTATPIEPKLSMRASIQCDVTFDDVRLGRDAILPGAAGLRGPFTCLNEARYGIAWGAMGAARDSYEAALEYAGTRLQFGRPLAGYQLTQEKLVNMLVEIQKGTMLALHLGRLKDAGNLRPQQISLGKLNNVREAIKIAREARTILGGNGVTLDYSPLRHANNLESVRTYEGTDEVHTLILGQHITGIGAFRG
- a CDS encoding ABC transporter substrate-binding protein, which produces MTRFTRRQLLGAGLGTAAMGLLTGCATPGTQSVNAAPTIPAAGEPVRLTYWAWLKDFQNVADVWNAANPNIQVDVVWIPGGNAGGYQKLYSALAAGGGPDLAQIEFRSIPEFMLVNGLVDLSRYGANDHAHLYDPTLWKQVSYTGGVYGIPQDAGPMGMFYQPAILDKVGGSIPKTWDEWAALAAELRSVDSYLDCFPISDASPFASFAGQAGAQWLRPEEDGWVINMTDDATLNTARFFDNAIDDDLVTTAYGAFSPGWFAAAGKGGIASTITGSWGDALVQGVSGSEGKWRAAAMPTWGGTGFGSSYLGGSTAAVLANSKHPQEALEFAVWLTTSTEGIDAQIKHSGIGWSPNPDFIGTARQQPSAFFGGQRYNQEVFVPATQQQNPDWSWWPVTQQSFNILSDGFRKKAFGTSLVDSIAASEQQIITVFKNKGLTIRKETA